taatattaattctgtTGCACGAAGCACCCAGTACAGCAAAGTATATGCTGCTCATgaggtatttatatatattgatatataaattgatagatgtttataaataaataggaatGATAAccaaatgaataattatttttaggtAAATACAAATACTGTAACGTATAGGAATAATGGAATGTATCATTATGAGGGTGGTTGGCcaaaagatattaatacgAAAGAGATGGAACAAACTGTTAGATATAGAcggaagatagaaaaggatgaGCTATATATTCATACTATGCTGCAGTTATTACCtgtaattataacaattataagattatttgaaaataaataggattaaaaaaaaaaaataatttattacatattgcatccttttcttttttatttttcaggcAATGGAACATtgcattttacaaaataatgtaTGTGATATTTATGaacaatatttcaatgatatagaAGCAACATCATTGATACAAAGAACATTTTCCCGTACCGTGAATGTATACCGTGATCCTTTAACAATGAAACGTCAGATAACACATGTTTCATGGTCACCTGATCAAGGAACTCGTTTTGCAGCAAGTTATTGTAATactgattttaaaaatataatgaattttagtACTACATCATATATTTGGGATATAGGTTTGTGACtgcttatattaatattaaatgatacagaaataagagaagaataaaatgattattttgcAGAGAATCCGGGTAGTCCATTTATGACTTTAAAGCCATTTTGTCCGATTTTAACTTTAGAATATAgttctaaagataataatgtctTAGTTGGTGGTTTAATGACTGGGCAAGTAGCATTTTGGGATATAAGAAAAGGATCTGAACCTAATGAAGTTAGTTCAGTCAATCAAAGTCATAGAGATCCATGTGATAATGTTTTGTGGATAAATTCTAAAACTGGAACAGAATTTTTTAGTTCTTCAAAGGATGGACaggtttaatatattataaaaaaaaaaatatatatatatatatatatgtaatgatattgataaattgaacaattgatttttatgtttttatttatattatagatcaAATGGTGGGatacaagaaaaatgaaagtacCTACTGAAACTTTGGTAGTAGATTtagagaaagtagaaaatcAAAATGTTGATCGGGCGACTGGCATATCCGCGTTACAATTTGAACCTTCTATGAGTTCACGATTTATGTGTGGTCTAGAAAAtggttattttttattaatcatacaatcttaatttattaatcgtttaattattatcttaattatatttaatcctGTTGTTTTAAGGTATGGTAATATCTGCAAATCGTAAAGGGAAAACACCGAGTGAAAAACTAGCAGTTAGATTTAAAGTTCAATATGGTCCAGTAATAGGCTTAGAGAGGAATCCTacgttcattaaaaattttttaactattGGCGATTGGACAGCTAGAATATGGTCTGAAGATTGTAGAGAATCTTGTATTGCTTGGACTCCGTAAGTATGATATTtgctatatttatataataaatatgatatatataaaattatattatttcgattgatCATTTTGTTAGAGGTCATCGACAATTTTTAATGGGTGGTTCATGGAGTGCAACAAGatattctgttttctttttgatcaAAATTGATGGAACTTTGGATGTATGGGATCTGCTTATACAGCAAGATTCTCCAGTTCTTAGTATAAAGGttacgtctttttttttttttttaatagtaataaattttaataaatattaaattattttaattattaggtATGCGACGATGCTCTTACTTGTGTAAGACCTCATGAACAAGGACAATTAGTTGCTGTTGCTAGTAGAAatggtataatatatttacttgaaCTATCAGAAGCATTAAAGATCaatcataaaaatgataaattattattaacagcAGTAaagtatacttttatatttataaaagtaattttcagattattttattatatataaatttatttatttatattttttttgttagctATTGGATAGAGAAACACGTAGGGAAAAAGTAATCGAAGCAAAGAACAGggaaataagattaaaaatgaagTCTCTTCGCGTTAACGTTGATTCAGAAATTATGAATGATCCTTCGAAAAGTAATAATCATGAGGATTTGAAACAAAATGTTTTAAGTTCGAAAGATACTTTGATAGAACAATGTGAAcaagattatataaatattatagaagcagtaagaattttatattttatttgaattctctatcgttttcttatatattttatattgtacttatatatatatgatttaacataaaattcaaagttttaattatctttctaattaaaaaatattacttttttagaaaaaatatatttgtacaaatattcattaatatctcTTTCAGGAAAAAGCGAGGCGATCCGCAGAAAATGACGTTGAactaaataacaataatataaacggtaatacagttattatctaAGCAAATTAGATTAATTACTGTAGTCTATATACAATTatgtgattaataaatatagaaaggaaaaagtctATTGTGTTTAATCGTACTTTcctacgaataaatttttttttttaataataaagttgaAATTGATTTGATGTCAGAGAAATAAGTGTATTATAATCAATACGGGTTTCCACATACAACAGTAGCAAACACCTGCCGTTTATCGATCTATTCACGTTTCCGTGCGTAGTATGGATAAACGTGAGTGAAGTTCTTGTAGGCCATGCAGTTGGTGTGTCGCCTGTCAAAGTGTTAACCATTTTatcaacaaataaaaatactattgtaaaataaagtttcacaattatttaaaatattagaaaaaaaatgtatactctatctttaaattttcaaaacaaattcaatattctaataataacgagaaatatatcagtgataagaaaattgatctaaattttaattgtaagaCCCGTTGATgcttataaagtatatatatacattttgattgtgataaagataatgatttataataatactttttagaTACATAATTTGCTGAGATGAAGAGTCGGTAAATAAgtgtattttattgtaaaaaaattcaaataaaaaaacaaaacaaaaaaaaaaataatcaaaaaagttttataatgtcggaaaaagataagacacgATTAGTACGTAATTCTGACTGGACGTCTGATCAAAATGCAAGTAAATCAGAAAGTGAAGTGGAAGGCCAGTGGTCacttgttaaaagaaaaaaatcagagaagaaaagaactatACAAGCATTCGAAACTAATGATCGTAAAATGTTGCTCAATTCGAAAGAAGATGATTTAAATGATTCTCTGACAAATTCTATGAGCAACGGATctgatatgaaagaaagaacaaactcttcttcttttgttgctaatagaaaaaaattaacaagatCTAACAATTTAAAATCTGTCGATGTCGTTGTGGACGTTCATCAACGTTACGAAGAAACAATAccgataaaatcattaaaaaataagattgaTATTTTCGAATCCAAATCAATCGAAGTATCAGAAATAGAAGATTTGTCTTTAGGTAGTAATTCTCAAAaggaatcaaagaaaaaaataaaagttgcaACGAAggataattttgtaatagatTCGATTGATGAATTCGAGGACAACgaggaagaaataatttcaacgcCTATTTTGTCATCGAGATCTTCgcaaaatttattcgaagatAAACCACGTCGTAGGAAACAATGGGAGACAGTACGTCCTGTTATGAACGAagttacaaatttaaaaaagccACCAAGGAAACGTTGGTCCAAAGATACCAGCGTTATTCGTTTACCAGAAACTTTGGATTCTTCATCgattaatgagaaaatttcaaagactATAGAAAGCTCAAAGATACCGGTACCAGCTCCAAGATCATTCTCGACGGACAAACAAAATTCACGTTTTGCTTTTGAGAATGAAGCATTTGTATCGGAGAACGAAGAAGTTTTAAGAATTGAGAGAGATTATGTTAAAGATAACACGAAAATTGAGATGAGAAGGATGAGTGATCGAATGGATACACCTTCCTCATCTCGAGattcaagaaataatttctctaaGAGAACTTCTCCGAGAAAACAGGAAACAACGTCGACTCTAGAAAATACTGAAGATTCCGATGTTAATGTTTCTTCgtcatcgataaaaaagacGTTACATTTGTctagaagacgaagaaaaaattctcttcGCTCGAATGTGTCAAATAGTTTagaagaaatatcaaataatcgatatacAGTATCCGaggatgaattaattaatgatgatCGTGAGGTAttaaaaagacagaaaaaaattatggaatACTCGAgtcgagaaaatttttcaactaacgaaaaagaaggagaaggagaagaagaagaagaagaagaagaagaagaattgtcATCAAGAATGTCGACTGGTAGAACTTtatctgaaaataaaaagaaaaaagatcgtagatctaaagaagaaattcgttATTTAGCGAACGAGCTGGattcgaagaggaagaagaaaaaaaagaaaaaaagtgaaccGATAAAATACATCCTAATTACGATTCACAAAGCTGACATGCTTGAGACCGATTATGTGACTAAACATCCTATGGTTAAAGTACATATCGTTGAAGCAGAGACtggtaattatttaaaaaataaaaatgacaatggAAGTTCGTATATCCAGCCGATGATTACTGGAAAATTTGATTTCAAGGAGAACAGGTCGATGATACCTATTtgggaagaagaaattatttttgaacaCTGATTTTTAAAACGATCGTGAAGATTGGAAATGAACAAgttatcctttttttcgaaattgttGATCTTTTGAGCTTTGCCGAAGCTAGCTTCAACTACGATAGGTTTGGCAAGTTTCTTAATCATGATCATGttcaattttaaaaacaattatcttttataataattgaatttattttattgatattttggCGAACAGGTAACGAAGGTTGTTGGTATAAAATAGCTTGGGCATTTTTAAAAACAGTTGGAACGAATAACGTGATGCACATTGATAAAAAGATCAGATTGCAATTATACAGACCTCAGAAGAGTACAAGGAACTTTGGTTCAAGAAAATGTGAAGTAAGAAagaattagatattattattattatttttttttttcttttttcgaacaaAGCTTCAATGCTTTCaatgaaatcttttaataGGTTACAATTGGTGGAAATCgaacagaagagaaaaatatccaAGTAGTCTTTACGTCACTGTTACATCTATAAATCCACCAAAATTAGAACCAGTACTTTATCAGCAGCTCTCTTTTGACGATATTTTAGATATCGGAAACGAATCACATAAGTTATCGGTACAATCatcagaaattaattaattaccaaGATGGACAAGATTGGCTGCTCAATCTTGTAAATACCAAATGAGAAATACTTTGAAACTGAGATTAGGAAAATGGGgtgtttctttcttgctttcaaTAATGATGGCAAATATTTAGCTTGCGTTTTTTCTGAAGAATATGATTatcctataataatatatgaggTATAACGAATgtgtataatttattgattcCAAGggatttcttataaaattgattgaattttAGATCGAATCTAATAAAGTTCATGTTCGATTTTCTGGACACAAAACATTCGTATATTCATTAAACTGGTCGCCGGATGATCATTATCTACTTTCTGTTTCATCGGATCAAACTGCTCGTATATGGGACGttcgtaataaaattgtacaaCATATTCGAGTGAGTTAACACacagagagatggaaagagagagagagagagagagaagggtggaaggggatatatatattttttctatgatatttctattatataaattccaaaatttcataaaatttttctcagaTGTTACCTCATCCTTCCTACGTTTACTGTGGTAAATTCAATCGTAGAAACGTGTCGATAATAGCTACAGGATGTTACGATCGTATTGCAAGAATATGGACGAGAGATTTAAAATCAAAGAATTACGAACTGAGCCAAGAATTAGAGATACACGAGGGATTTGTTAATTCTTTGTGCTTTCAAAAGAATGGTAATCTTCTTACAGCTGACAGCGTTGGTACAATAATACTATGGTcagtgaaaaaaaatcgtaagatGTCTTCTAAAAAAGAATGGTATTTgtcgaaaaagataaatattcgcGAAATAGAGAACAtcacgataaatacgattattttaCATCCGCTCGAATCAAGATTACTCGTTCATTCGAGAGACAATGGTCTGCGAATGATAGATCTTGCTGCTGATGTAGTATTACAAAAGTACGATGGTTTGAAAAACCAAaggtatttatttcttctcttttttaattctaaagatgttaatataatgaattaattaattttaattatgccATAGAATACAATCTACAGCTTGTATTTCGCCTTGCGGTGGTTTAATATTTTGTGGTGGAGAAGATTCAACTTTGAACGTCTGGAATTTAGAAACTGGTAGATATTTAGCAAGATATACGATTCGAACGAACCCTTTAGAGCAATAACTTGCGTTGATTATCATCCATACGATCATGTATTAGCATTCTCAAGTTTTGGTAGTCCTGCTCAAGTTAGAGTTTTAAAGTTCGAAAAGAATTCGACAGGGATGAATATAGGTTTGTCGATGATGACGGAAGCTGAGACAGGAATTGGTGATTATAGAGTTGATCTGAGTTTGAATCTTCCAAATGTTTCTATTAAAGAAAGAT
This DNA window, taken from Vespa velutina chromosome 12, iVesVel2.1, whole genome shotgun sequence, encodes the following:
- the LOC124953529 gene encoding LOW QUALITY PROTEIN: uncharacterized protein LOC124953529 (The sequence of the model RefSeq protein was modified relative to this genomic sequence to represent the inferred CDS: inserted 2 bases in 2 codons; deleted 2 bases in 1 codon; substituted 3 bases at 3 genomic stop codons); protein product: MHNNINSVARSTQYSKVYAAHEVNTNTVTYRNNGMYHYEGGWPKDINTKEMEQTVRYRRKIEKDELYIHTMLQLLPAMEHCILQNNVCDIYEQYFNDIEATSLIQRTFSRTVNVYRDPLTMKRQITHVSWSPDQGTRFAASYCNTDFKNIMNFSTTSYIWDIENPGSPFMTLKPFCPILTLEYSSKDNNVLVGGLMTGQVAFWDIRKGSEPNEVSSVNQSHRDPCDNVLWINSKTGTEFFSSSKDGQIKWWDTRKMKVPTETLVVDLEKVENQNVDRATGISALQFEPSMSSRFMCGLENGMVISANRKGKTPSEKLAVRFKVQYGPVIGLERNPTFIKNFLTIGDWTARIWSEDCRESCIAWTPGHRQFLMGGSWSATRYSVFFLIKIDGTLDVWDLLIQQDSPVLSIKVCDDALTCVRPHEQGQLVAVASRNGIIYLLELSEALKINHKNDKLLLTALLDRETRREKVIEAKNREIRLKMKSLRVNVDSEIMNDPSKSNNHEDLKQNVLSSKDTLIEQCEQDYINIIEAEKARRSAENDVELNNNNINGNTQTPAVYRSIHVSVRSMDKHPLMLINVFYCKKIQIKKQNKKKNNQKSFIMSEKDKTRLVRNSDWTSDQNASKSESEVEGQWSLVKRKKSEKKRTIQAFETNDRKMLLNSKEDDLNDSLTNSMSNGSDMKERTNSSSFVANRKKLTRSNNLKSVDVVVDVHQRYEETIPIKSLKNKIDIFESKSIEVSEIEDLSLGSNSQKESKKKIKVATKDNFVIDSIDEFEDNEEEIISTPILSSRSSQNLFEDKPRRRKQWETVRPVMNEVTNLKKPPRKRWSKDTSVIRLPETLDSSSINEKISKTIESSKIPVPAPRSFSTDKQNSRFAFENEAFVSENEEVLRIERDYVKDNTKIEMRRMSDRMDTPSSSRDSRNNFSKRTSPRKQETTSTLENTEDSDVNVSSSSIKKTLHLSRRRRKNSLRSNVSNSLEEISNNRYTVSEDELINDDREVLKRQKKIMEYSSRENFSTNEKEGEGEEEEEEEEEELSSRMSTGRTLSENKKKKDRRSKEEIRYLANELDSKRKKKKKKKSEPIKYILITIHKADMLETDYVTKHPMVKVHIVEAETGNYLKNKNDNGSSYIQPMITGKFDFKENRSMIPIWEEEIIFEHXFLKRSXRLEXEQVILFFEIVDLLSFAEASFNYDRFGNEGCWYKIAWAFLKTVGTNNVMHIDKKIRLQLYRPQKSTRNFGSRKCEVYNWWKSNRREKYPSSLYVTVTSINPPKLEPVLYQQLSFDDILDIGNESHKLSVQSSEINXLPRWTRLAAQSCKXPNEKYFETEIRKMGCFFLAFNNDGKYLACVFSEEYDYPIIIYEIESNKVHVRFSGHKTFVYSLNWSPDDHYLLSVSSDQTARIWDVRNKIVQHIRMLPHPSYVYCGKFNRRNVSIIATGCYDRIARIWTRDLKSKNYELSQELEIHEGFVNSLCFQKNGNLLTADSVGTIILWSVKKNRKMSSKKEWYLSKKINIREIENITINTIILHPLESRLLVHSRDNGLRMIDLAADVVLQKYDGLKNQRIQSTACISPCGGLIFCGGEDSTLNVWNLETGRYLARYTSNEPFRAITCVDYHPYDHVLAFSSFGSPAQVRVLKFEKNSTGMNIGLSMMTEAETGIGDYRVDLSLNLPNVSIKERSRSMSSGRRQELLNEGELNSYRTPLSRNSTILNIFQNERKYESAKLKLRRLKETEEQLKSRSTSRLYNIIEKIDRILSNTSRSSNDLESGQNFLFNDQDRDRNKSSTSFNQDDKKKEKIKSKKLSTLKNSNADRSSSYIESSSMSYDGKETIELKTFHVLKENDSDLNGRRTKSAKDSRRSKILQENTPKTFSDGATNSRRNRVFRKEMSDDRIGPSDFAITQEVQELKITSSSSPESAGTYIVEKAEFEQNKDLNSVKTSANERSISNSEKNFVKMLESDSSLPSNATFTIENEIPISKPRKKQILS